A segment of the Deinococcota bacterium genome:
CGCACCGGCAGGCCGTCCTGCCGCTCCCAGTACGCGTAATCAACCGTCTGGAAGTACCCGCGAAAAGGGCGGTCGGTGACGAGAATCCGACTGAGCCATTTGACCGAGGCCATGCCGTACCAGCCGGGGACCACCGCGCGCAAGGGAAAGCCGTGGGAAGCAGGCAAGGTCTCGCCGTTCATGCGGTAGGCCAGCAAGACGTCGCGCAGGGCCTTGTCGAGCGGCAAGGAGCGCGCGTAGCGGATCTCGCCCGCCGGCCTAGGCTCCTCGGACGGGACACCCTGGTCAGCACCTTCAAGCACCACCTCCGTAGCCCCCTCGCGCAAGCCCGCGCGCTCGAGGAGCTCCGCGAGCGGCACCCCGGTCCACTCGGCGTTGCCGACCGCGCCCTGCTCCCACTGCACGCCGCTCGCTCGGGACTCCAGGAAGACGCGGTTGTTGCCGGCGCACTCGAGCAGAGCAGGCCGCGTCCTGTCCTGCATCTCGACAAGGTCGTTATAGCTCAGCTCGCAGGGCGCTTCGACCGCACCCTCGACGCTCAGCCGCCAGGTGGCCAGGTCGAGCTTTGGCACCGGAAAGTGGCTGCGGACGTAGAACCTCTCGCTAGGTGTGATGAGACCCTTGAGGCTCGAGAAGGGGAACTCGAGGTTTTCCGGGTCCTTCTCACGGATGATCAGGCCGGGTTCAGTAGTGTGAGCGTCGTCTTGCTTGATGCTCCTCATCTCCAGTTAAGCGCTTGGCCGCGCGTCCTCTTGCCGCCTGACCCGCTGCCAGAGCAGCCAAGCGACGAGAAGGCTGGCCGTCAAGCGTCCGGTCCGCTTCGCGTTATCCGGCCCAAGGAGGCCGCCCCAAAGATGGTGCGGGTGCTCATGTGCTCCTCCACCGCGTCAGGTAGCTCGTGTCTAGCGGTAAGGGTGAGGTCCGAAGTTGGCTTCGTAAAAGGCTGAGGCCATATCACCGGGTGGGATCAGCTCATCGATCTTACCGCGGTCTTCATCGCCGATAGCGACCTCGAGCGCCCCCAGGTTGTCCTCGAGCTGTGCCATCGTCCTCGGTCCGATGATGGGGCTGGTCACGCCGGGCTGCTGCACGCACCAAGCCAGCGCAAACTGCGACATCGTGCAGCCTTTGGCCGCGACCAGGGGTTGCAACCCTTCGATCACGTCGAAGGCCCGGTCGGTCTGGCGTCGCTGCTGGATAGGGCTGTCTTTGGCGTCAGCGTAGCGGCTGTCGGCGGGCGCGTCCGCATTCCTCTGATACTTGCCGCTCAAGAGACCGCCGGCTAAGGGGCTCCAGGGGATAATCCCGACGCCGTAGGTTTGCGCCATCGGCAAGAGTTCACGCTCGATGCGCCGGTCCAGCAAGTTGTAGGGCGGCTGCTCGCAGACGAAGCGGTTGAGCCGCAGTTCCTTGGCGACCGCTAGCGCTTCGGTGAGCTGCCAGGCGGCGAAGGTGCTGGTGCCGAGGTAGCGCACGTAGCCCTTGCGGATGAGGTCGTCCAGGGCCTGCAGGGTCTCGTCGATGGGGATGTCCGGCTGGGGGCGGTGGATCTGGTAGAGGTCGATGTAGTCCGTTTGCAGGCGGCGCAAGCTCGCTTCGCACTGTTGGATGATGTGGCGGCGGCTGTTGCCGCGAGCGTTAGGATCGTCATCGTCCATCACGCCGTGCACCTTGGTCGCCAGCACCACCTTGTCGCGTTGGCCGTTGCGCTTCAAGGCCTCGCCCGTGACCTCCTCGCTGCGGCCGCGGCTGTAGACGTTGGCGGTGTCGATGAAGTTGATGCCGGCCTCGAGCGCCCGGTCGACGATAGCGTACGAGTCCTCGGGGCTGGTCTTGGCGCCGAAGGTCATACAGCCCAGGCAGAGCGGGCTCACCTTGACGCCGGTTCGTCCTAATGCGCGGTATTCCATGGTTTTCTCCCTTGTGCGCTCAGTAGCCGACCTGCTTATCGACGACGTTGTGGAGCGGCTCGCCCTTATGATAGCGCTCCAGGTTCCCCAGAAAGATCGCCAGCACCCTGTCGTTGTAGTGGGGCGTGCTACCCGAGTAGTGAGCGGTGACGATGACGTTCTCCATGAGCCAGAGCGGCGAGTCTTCGGGCAGGGGTTCGGTCGCGAAGACATCGAGTCCCGCGCCGGCGATCCAGCCTTCTTGCAACGCCCGAACGAGGGCGGCCTCTTGAACCGTGCCGCCTCGGCCGATGTTGACGAGGTAGGCGCTCGCCTTCATGACCTCGAGTTCCTTCTCCCCTATCATGCCTGACGTTTCCTTTGTCAGCGGCACCGTCACGACCACGACGTCGGCTTGCGGCAAGAGCTCGAGCAGCTGCTCAGGTCCGTACATCGCTTCGATCGCTGCCACGCCCTTCGTAGCATCACGCCGCACACCCAGGACCCGCATGCCAAGAGCTTCAGCCACAAGGGCAGTGCGCTCGCCGATCCTGCCGACGCCGATCAGCAGCATCGTCTTGCCGGCGAGTTCAAAAACTTCCCTCTGGCTACGCCACTCCCGTCGGGCCTGCAGCCGAACCGCCTGCGGGAGCTGTCTGGCGAAGGCGAGCAGCGTGGCGAGGATGTGCTCGCTGATAGGGACGCTGTGTACGCCGGAGGCGTTGGTCAAGACGAAGTCCAGTTCGGCCGCTTCGGGATGACGCAAGAGCCAGTCGGCGCCAGCTCCCCACTGTTGGTACCAGCGCAGCTTCGTTGCCTTGACGAGCAGGTCGCGCGGAACGTTCCCGGCGATGATCTCGACCTCGCCCAAAACCCGCTCGATCTCCTCGCGTTCATGGCTGAGCACCACCCGCATTTCGGGCGCGGCTGCGCGAACCTGGGCTACTTGCGCTTCCGTCAGGACATCCGGCTTGAAACCGAGGAGGATCATCTTCATAGCTGTCTAGGTTAGCAGATCGGATACCGACTGGCGCCACTCCTCCTGCTGTGCTTCGACCTGGCCCGC
Coding sequences within it:
- a CDS encoding aldo/keto reductase yields the protein MEYRALGRTGVKVSPLCLGCMTFGAKTSPEDSYAIVDRALEAGINFIDTANVYSRGRSEEVTGEALKRNGQRDKVVLATKVHGVMDDDDPNARGNSRRHIIQQCEASLRRLQTDYIDLYQIHRPQPDIPIDETLQALDDLIRKGYVRYLGTSTFAAWQLTEALAVAKELRLNRFVCEQPPYNLLDRRIERELLPMAQTYGVGIIPWSPLAGGLLSGKYQRNADAPADSRYADAKDSPIQQRRQTDRAFDVIEGLQPLVAAKGCTMSQFALAWCVQQPGVTSPIIGPRTMAQLEDNLGALEVAIGDEDRGKIDELIPPGDMASAFYEANFGPHPYR
- a CDS encoding D-2-hydroxyacid dehydrogenase translates to MKMILLGFKPDVLTEAQVAQVRAAAPEMRVVLSHEREEIERVLGEVEIIAGNVPRDLLVKATKLRWYQQWGAGADWLLRHPEAAELDFVLTNASGVHSVPISEHILATLLAFARQLPQAVRLQARREWRSQREVFELAGKTMLLIGVGRIGERTALVAEALGMRVLGVRRDATKGVAAIEAMYGPEQLLELLPQADVVVVTVPLTKETSGMIGEKELEVMKASAYLVNIGRGGTVQEAALVRALQEGWIAGAGLDVFATEPLPEDSPLWLMENVIVTAHYSGSTPHYNDRVLAIFLGNLERYHKGEPLHNVVDKQVGY
- a CDS encoding sulfite oxidase gives rise to the protein MRSIKQDDAHTTEPGLIIREKDPENLEFPFSSLKGLITPSERFYVRSHFPVPKLDLATWRLSVEGAVEAPCELSYNDLVEMQDRTRPALLECAGNNRVFLESRASGVQWEQGAVGNAEWTGVPLAELLERAGLREGATEVVLEGADQGVPSEEPRPAGEIRYARSLPLDKALRDVLLAYRMNGETLPASHGFPLRAVVPGWYGMASVKWLSRILVTDRPFRGYFQTVDYAYWERQDGLPVRAPITETRVKAQIARPSMLEVVPRATDYRVFGAAWTGESEVVKVELSTDGGESFTEVALLGEALSHTWRLWEYVWRTPGEPGRTTLMVRATDARGHRQPQERDGDRGSYMINHVLPIDVQVH